The Neochlamydia sp. AcF84 nucleotide sequence TGAGCTTTTTTTCCATAGCTTGCCTATATTTTTGTTGTTGCAAACTAATTTTATAGCTCTTATGTGTTAAAGAGCAATCTTATCGCATACACTTCTTAGCATTTACGCAACAACGCCACAAATTATATAACGGTAAAAACAGACCCCTGTTTTTAAAAAATTTTAAATAAGAACATTTGTCATTAACTGGCATTTAACTTAATCTTTTTTCTGATTAATATTTTTTATCAACACCTTCATTTATTGTTTTCCGCTTATATTGTTCAATAATCTTTTTATATTCATTGACTAAGTGAGAAGTCCTACCCACCGAAAAAGCTGCTTCTTCTGTAGGCATACCTTTTCGTTTGCATAGCAATATTTGCTTGAAAGTGGATATATACCTTTGTATCGCCGGTAAAAAGGGCTTTGTTTCTCTACTCACTTGCTGAACAGTTTTTTGCTCGATAAAGAGCTTTTCAATGATCATTTGTTTTGTGAGTTAAAGTAGGGCCTATATCATGGATAGATCCTCTTCTTGGAAGAACCTCGCGGTTTTCTAATTC carries:
- a CDS encoding DUF1670 domain-containing protein — encoded protein: MIIEKLFIEQKTVQQVSRETKPFLPAIQRYISTFKQILLCKRKGMPTEEAAFSVGRTSHLVNEYKKIIEQYKRKTINEGVDKKY